In Desulfovibrio oxyclinae DSM 11498, a single genomic region encodes these proteins:
- a CDS encoding ArsR/SmtB family transcription factor: MSTKACNNTPGHKHNVQDVQGNMLSEKEFLFMAELFKALGDYTRVRILHALSVSELCVCALAEVLEMSQSAISHQLRLLRAARLVRYRKEGKNVYYALDDEHVEALLKQGFAHISEEA; encoded by the coding sequence ATGAGTACCAAAGCGTGCAATAATACCCCCGGACATAAGCATAACGTGCAGGACGTTCAGGGGAATATGCTTTCCGAGAAAGAGTTTCTGTTCATGGCGGAGCTGTTCAAGGCGCTCGGGGACTACACCCGTGTCAGGATACTGCACGCCCTGTCAGTTTCGGAGCTGTGCGTCTGTGCTCTTGCCGAGGTCCTTGAAATGTCCCAGTCAGCCATTTCGCATCAGTTGCGGTTGTTACGCGCGGCCAGACTCGTGCGGTACCGCAAGGAAGGAAAAAACGTCTACTACGCCCTGGACGACGAGCATGTGGAAGCGCTGCTCAAGCAGGGCTTTGCCCACATTTCCGAGGAGGCGTAA
- a CDS encoding SO_0444 family Cu/Zn efflux transporter, with protein MLTEIIFESWHVLVEAAPFVLLGFFVAGLLKAYVPDAFMAKHLGGKGPGPVVKAALFGIPLPLCSCGVLPAALGLRRQGASKGAATSFMISTPETGVDSIAVTYALLDPIMTVIRPVGAFFTSIVAGLLVNMGPAEEEKPEPLENLVHSGCGCSSGCCDDEPKKAGSWQRFRGGMDYAFGEMIADIGKWLMIGVVLAGIIAALIPDGFIENNIGHGLLPLFIMLLVGLPLYVCATASTPIAASLVLKGLSPGAALVFLLAGPATNGATLTVMFKALGRRAAFAYLFAIAVCSIALGWLTDRLYVGLGLDITAVLSDVDEAVPEWLGTASAIALLLLIAWNMLPNRRHSHDCC; from the coding sequence ATGTTGACAGAAATCATATTTGAATCGTGGCACGTTCTGGTGGAAGCAGCGCCGTTTGTGCTCCTTGGTTTTTTTGTGGCCGGGTTGCTCAAGGCTTATGTTCCCGATGCGTTCATGGCCAAACACCTCGGTGGCAAGGGGCCGGGCCCCGTGGTTAAAGCAGCGCTGTTCGGCATCCCGCTGCCGCTTTGCTCATGCGGAGTCCTTCCGGCTGCGCTCGGTCTGAGGCGTCAGGGCGCCAGCAAGGGGGCCGCCACATCGTTCATGATCTCCACACCGGAAACAGGCGTTGACTCCATCGCCGTAACCTACGCGCTGCTGGACCCGATCATGACCGTCATCAGGCCGGTGGGGGCCTTTTTTACCTCCATAGTTGCCGGGCTTTTGGTCAATATGGGTCCTGCCGAGGAGGAAAAGCCCGAGCCGCTGGAAAACCTCGTTCACAGCGGATGCGGGTGCAGTTCCGGCTGCTGCGATGATGAGCCGAAAAAGGCCGGATCATGGCAGCGTTTCCGAGGCGGAATGGATTATGCGTTCGGCGAGATGATCGCGGACATCGGGAAGTGGCTCATGATAGGCGTGGTGCTCGCCGGAATTATCGCCGCGCTCATTCCGGACGGATTCATCGAGAACAATATCGGCCACGGCCTGCTGCCGCTGTTCATCATGCTGCTGGTCGGCCTGCCTCTTTACGTATGTGCCACCGCATCCACCCCCATCGCCGCCTCGCTGGTGCTCAAAGGGCTTTCTCCCGGTGCCGCGCTGGTCTTTCTGCTGGCCGGTCCCGCCACCAACGGGGCGACGCTCACCGTCATGTTCAAGGCGCTCGGTCGCAGGGCGGCGTTCGCCTACCTGTTCGCCATCGCGGTTTGTTCCATTGCGCTGGGATGGCTGACCGACAGACTGTATGTGGGCCTCGGACTTGATATCACGGCTGTGCTGTCCGATGTGGACGAGGCAGTCCCCGAATGGCTCGGAACCGCCTCGGCAATCGCGCTGCTTCTGCTTATTGCGTGGAACATGCTGCCGAATCGGCGACACAGCCACGATTGTTGCTGA
- a CDS encoding ABC transporter substrate-binding protein, translating to MKTKLLVLLILLLTALPARADESLTKIRFGILPVLDTLPLQVAAAEGLFHENGLDVELVTFASALERDTALQAGQLDGFFGDLIATYMLIDKGVPMRIASTSYSTRPGQPMFAIVASPERKGVGLDGLKGAKIAISKSTIIEYLLDRILERKTLPRDYFRRVEIKKIPIRLQMLLSNEIDLALLPEPLVSLTRFKGGSMVVTAETLGIPLTVLNLHRRYFEGKAKHYLSFMSAYVEALVLLRKHPEKYRELMAVSCRIPPPLAPDFPIYDYPMPSLPSAQQLDSVQDWMIEHDLLDERIPRDWAVSPVAP from the coding sequence ATGAAAACGAAATTGCTGGTACTGCTTATCCTTCTGCTCACGGCGCTGCCTGCGCGGGCCGATGAATCCCTCACCAAGATACGTTTCGGTATCCTTCCGGTTCTCGATACGCTTCCGCTTCAGGTTGCCGCCGCCGAGGGCCTGTTTCACGAGAACGGACTTGACGTGGAGTTGGTGACCTTTGCTTCGGCACTTGAGCGGGATACCGCTTTGCAGGCCGGACAGCTCGACGGCTTCTTCGGCGACCTCATCGCCACTTACATGCTCATCGACAAAGGCGTGCCCATGCGCATCGCCTCCACCTCGTACAGCACCCGGCCGGGGCAGCCCATGTTTGCCATAGTCGCTTCGCCGGAGCGGAAAGGCGTGGGACTTGACGGGCTGAAAGGCGCGAAGATTGCCATTTCCAAGTCCACCATCATCGAATATCTGCTCGACAGGATTCTGGAGCGCAAGACGTTGCCGCGCGACTACTTCCGGCGTGTGGAAATCAAGAAGATTCCCATCCGGCTTCAGATGCTTCTTTCCAACGAAATCGATCTGGCATTGTTGCCGGAACCCCTCGTATCCCTGACACGATTCAAGGGCGGCAGCATGGTGGTCACCGCCGAAACGCTCGGCATTCCGCTGACGGTGCTGAATCTGCACCGTCGGTATTTCGAGGGAAAGGCAAAGCATTACTTGAGTTTTATGTCCGCTTACGTCGAGGCGCTGGTGTTGCTGCGCAAGCATCCTGAAAAGTACCGCGAGCTCATGGCGGTGAGCTGCCGCATTCCGCCGCCGCTGGCTCCCGATTTTCCCATTTACGATTACCCCATGCCCAGCCTGCCATCCGCGCAGCAGTTGGACTCGGTTCAGGACTGGATGATCGAGCATGATCTCCTCGACGAAAGGATTCCCAGAGACTGGGCCGTCTCGCCGGTCGCCCCCTGA
- a CDS encoding ABC transporter ATP-binding protein, translating into MLEADSLSRRFDGRTVLDNVSFSLGEEETLAVVGPSGCGKTTLLYMLCGLSAPDAGQVLLDGNPVSRPRNDISIILQDYGLLPWKTVRDNVAMGLKVQGVSKAKRRREAEVRLDELGMLERADDYPGTLSGGEQQRVAIARAFATRPRLMLLDEPFSSLDALTREKLQQTMLDVWERRRVPSVLVTHSLEEAVTLGRRILVLGGSPATPVACLDNPGFGDPALKTTPEGFALLGELRRTLEGI; encoded by the coding sequence ATGCTTGAAGCCGATTCGCTGAGTAGACGCTTCGACGGCCGTACCGTTCTTGACAACGTCTCCTTTTCCCTCGGGGAAGAGGAGACGCTTGCCGTGGTCGGGCCGTCCGGCTGTGGCAAGACCACGCTTTTGTACATGCTCTGCGGCCTGAGTGCGCCGGACGCCGGGCAGGTGCTGCTTGACGGGAATCCGGTGAGCCGTCCCCGGAATGATATCTCCATCATTCTTCAGGACTACGGGCTGCTGCCGTGGAAGACCGTTCGCGACAACGTGGCCATGGGCCTCAAGGTGCAGGGAGTTTCCAAGGCGAAGCGCAGGCGCGAAGCCGAGGTCCGGCTTGATGAGCTGGGGATGCTTGAACGGGCCGATGACTATCCCGGCACCCTGTCCGGCGGTGAACAGCAGCGGGTGGCGATCGCCCGGGCCTTTGCCACGCGGCCGCGGCTCATGCTGCTGGACGAACCGTTTTCCTCTCTCGATGCCCTGACGCGCGAAAAGCTTCAGCAGACCATGCTCGACGTCTGGGAACGTCGGCGCGTTCCCTCCGTTCTGGTGACGCACAGCCTTGAGGAGGCAGTCACGCTTGGCAGGCGGATACTGGTGCTTGGCGGTTCACCGGCTACTCCGGTGGCCTGTCTCGACAACCCCGGTTTCGGTGATCCCGCACTCAAGACCACTCCAGAAGGGTTCGCGCTGCTTGGCGAGTTGCGTCGCACACTGGAGGGCATATGA
- a CDS encoding ABC transporter permease codes for MKGMLRYAVVLLVLGLLWKGAAIALGGRILPDPLEALSAFVQAAGTAAFWKHFGASAWRVLAAMGLAWITAFPLGLLMGSVRRVDAMLAPFVFLTYPIPKIVLLPVFLLVLGLGDASKIVMISLILGYQILVTTRDGVRAIHPRYFDSIRSIGGGKRHLLFDVLVPAALPHGFTSLRLGTGVAVAVLFFVESFATTSGLGYLIMDAWGAMDYVRMFTGIIGMSLLGAALYEAADCLEKKVCRWMFLRKKS; via the coding sequence ATGAAGGGAATGCTGCGTTACGCCGTGGTCCTGTTGGTGCTCGGGCTTCTCTGGAAGGGCGCGGCAATCGCTCTGGGCGGACGAATACTGCCCGATCCGCTGGAAGCCCTGTCGGCCTTTGTGCAGGCAGCTGGCACTGCCGCTTTCTGGAAGCACTTCGGCGCAAGCGCATGGCGGGTATTAGCTGCCATGGGGCTTGCGTGGATCACGGCCTTTCCGCTGGGACTGCTCATGGGCAGCGTCCGGCGCGTGGACGCCATGCTTGCTCCCTTCGTCTTTCTGACCTATCCGATTCCCAAGATCGTGCTGCTGCCGGTGTTCCTGCTGGTCCTGGGGCTCGGTGACGCGTCCAAGATCGTCATGATCTCTCTGATCCTCGGCTATCAGATTCTCGTGACGACCCGCGACGGCGTGCGAGCGATTCACCCGAGGTACTTCGATTCGATCCGTTCCATCGGCGGTGGAAAGCGGCATCTGTTGTTCGATGTGCTGGTCCCGGCCGCACTGCCGCATGGATTCACTTCGCTCCGGCTCGGGACGGGGGTGGCTGTGGCGGTGCTTTTTTTCGTTGAATCCTTTGCCACCACCAGCGGACTCGGTTATTTGATTATGGACGCGTGGGGCGCCATGGATTACGTGAGAATGTTTACGGGAATCATCGGCATGAGTCTTCTCGGCGCGGCCCTTTATGAAGCGGCCGATTGTCTGGAGAAAAAAGTCTGCCGCTGGATGTTCCTGAGAAAAAAGAGCTGA